In Cryptococcus depauperatus CBS 7841 chromosome 4, complete sequence, a single window of DNA contains:
- a CDS encoding prohibitin-2, whose amino-acid sequence MNRSGSEAFARLAQQLNKARMQASGGGGRGGSGGQMPGGFKGFVAGSGAIGTLVIGGIVLNYSLFNVDGGHRAIKYSRLTGVKPDIYPEGTHLVLPWFETPVIYDVRAKPRNIASLTGTKDLQMVNITCRVLSRPSVNDLPHIYRELGTDYDERVLPSIVNEVLKSVVAQFNASQLITQREMVSRLVRDNLTRRARRFNLILDDVSITHVAFSPEFTHAVEAKQVAQQIAQRAAFLVDQAVQEKQSIIVKAQGEARSAELIGEAVKTNKGFLQLRKLEAAREIASTLSTSGNKVLLDAKSLLLDVVMHSNGLSRNHDDAPAERDGPSDLLCHQDPPGARKPSLRLQPSSLASRLG is encoded by the exons ATGAATCGATCAGGAAGCGAAGCTTTTGCGCGGCTTGCTCAGCAACTCAACAAGGCAAGGATGCAGGCCAGCGGAGGAGGCGGCCGAGGAGGAAGCGGTGGTCAGATGCCAGGCGGCTTCAAGGGGTTTGTCGCTGGTAGTGGTGCTATCGGCACTTTGGTCATTGGCGGTATCGTTCTGAATTACTCCTTGTTCAACG TCGATGGTGGTCATCGAGCAATCAAGTACTCGAGATTGACAGGCGTAAAGCCCGACATTTACCCCGAAGGGACGCATCTTGTT CTTCCTTGGTTTGAGACCCCAGTGATCTACGACGTGCGAGCAAAACCCAGAAATATTGCCTCTTTGACGGGCACCAAAGATCTACAAATG GTCAACATCACCTGTCGTGTCTTATCTCGACCGTCTGTCAATGACCTTCCCCACAT TTATCGAGAGCTGGGCACTGATTATGACGAGCGTGTGCTTCCCTCCATCGTCAACGAGGTTTTGAAATCGGTAGTCGCCCAGTTCAACGCCTCCCAACTCATCACCCAGCGAGAGATGGTCTCCCGTCTTGTCCGCGACAACCTCACGCGCCGAGCGAGACGATTCAACCTGATCCTCGACGATGTCTCCATCACCCACGttgccttttctccagAGTTCACCCATGCCGTTGAGGCCAAGCAAGTTGCCCAACAGATTGCTCAGCGTGCGGCATTCCTCGTCGACCAGGCGGTACAGGAAAAGCAGAGCATCATTGTAAAAGCCCAGGGTGAAGCGAGAAGTGCAGAATTAATCGGAGAAGCTGTCAAAACCAACAAGGGATTCTTGCAGCTACGAAAGCTCGAAGCGGCCAGGGAAATTGCGAGTACTCTATCGACCAGTGGCAACAAGGTCTTGCTGGATGCCAAAAGCCTGTTGCTTGACG TCGTGATGCATTCCAATGGTCTCTCTCGCAACCACGACGACGCTCCTGCAGAACGCGATGGGCCATCCGACCTGCTCTGTCATCAAGACCCTCCCGGCGCTCGTAAACCCAGCCTACGCCTCCAACCATCCTCTCTCGCCTCCCGCTTGGGATGA
- a CDS encoding methionine-tRNA ligase: MAIRHSLPRLAACSLQPRLSVRHAAIRMSSTATQPMPPSSPSLTLFDPQGDAATAKPFYVTTPIFYVNASPHIGHLHSLLLADVFARFSRLRHPDRKAIFATGTDEHGMKIQQAAKAMEMDEQAFCDDVSQRFRNLVKLANASNTDFIRTTEPRHYKAVEDFWGKLTAAGDIYKGTHAGWYSISDESFYAVTQVTKREDGKMVAIESGSEVVWEEETNWRFRLSKYKSFLREWLSNPNAVHPNSVRLNLINQIDTLEDLSVSRPRSRVKWGIPVPNDPEQSIYVWIDALINYLTVTGYPEKLDGWPADIHVVGKDIIKFHALHWPSLLKSASLPPPKRVIAHAHWTMNKTKMSKSKGNVVDPISAMSSWSVDGVRWYLMRIGGSLTDDADYAPDQLEVHYKLLAAQMGNLLSRISSSKILKKANREFDMMHDRDEELDTLLSGLREDFENKMENYMVNQACGVVMDTIMATNKLFTTLEPWSSPDSTKAITYAYHSLRLASILLQPIIPNKAAEALDRLGVPENKRRWEDAVWQSDASGANTETMVQRLKEGSKRWKSRGHLFPLFAKNGTT, translated from the exons ATGGCCATACgccattctcttcctcgaCTGGCTGCCTGCAGTCTTCAGCCGCGGTTGTCAGTAAGACATGCTGCGATACGGATGTCTAGTACAGCTACCCAACCCATGCCTCCAAGCTCCCCTTCTTTGACTCTTTTTGACCCACAAGGAGACGCTGCGACAGCCAAACCGTTCTATGTGACGACACCTATATTCTACGTCAACGCTT CTCCGCATATAGGCCATTtacattctcttcttctcgcaGATGTATTTGCCCGCTTCTCCCGTTTACGGCATCCTGATCGTAAAGCTATATTTGCTACAGGAACAGACGAGCATGGTATGAAGATCCAACAAGCCGCCAAGGCTATGGAAATGGATGAACAAGCATTCTGTGATGATGTCAGTCAAAGGTTTCGG AATCTTGTAAAGCTCGCAAACGCCTCGAATACAGACTTTATCAGGACAACTGAACCCAGACATTATAAAGCTGTTGAGGATTTCTGG GGAAAGCTAACGGCGGCGGGCGACATCTACAAGGGAACGCACGCTGGCTGGTACTCGATATCTGATGAATCCTTTTACGCTGTAACGCAAGTCACAAAACGAGAAGATGGTAAAATGGTCGCAATAGAGAGTGGTAGTGAGGTAGTATGGGAAGAGGAGACAAATTGGAGATTCAGATTGAGTAAATACAAGTCTTTTTTGAGAGAATGGTTGAGTAATCCTAATG CTGTACATCCCAATTCCGTGAggctcaatctcatcaatcAGATAGACACTTTGGAAGACCTTTCCGTGTCGAGACCGCGATCCCGCGTTAAATGGGGCATTCCTGTTCCCAACGATCCTGAACAATCTATATACGTATGGATTGACGCTCTCATCAACTATCTTACTGTCACTGGCTACCCCGAAAAGCTTGACGGTTGGCCCGCAGATATACATGTAGTTGGGAAAGACATTATCAA ATTCCACGCCCTCCACTGGCCATCACTTCTCAAATCAGCGTCGCTCCCTCCTCCTAAGCGCGTAATAGCTCACGCTCACTGGACCATGAACAAAACTAAAATGTCGAAATCTAAAGGAAACGTTGTCGACCCAATATCTGCCATGTCTTCTTGGTCCGTTGATGGCGTACGATGGTATCTTATGCGCATAGGGGGAAGTCTTACAGACGATGCCGACTATGCTCCTGATCAGCTTGAAGTGCACTATAAACTCTTAGCAGCTCAAATGGGCAACCTTCTATCGAGAATCAGTAGTTCaaaaatattgaaaaaggCTAATAGGGAGTTTGATATGATGCATGATAGGGATGAAGAGTTGGATACATTGTTAAGTGGATTGAGGGAAGATTTTGAGAATAAGATGGAAAACTATATGGTCAACCAAGCGTGTGGAGTGGTTATGGACACCATCATGGCG ACAAACAAACTCTTTACCACCCTCGAACCATGGTCTTCGCCAGATAGTACAAAAGCTATAACGTATGCATATCATTCTCTTCGCCTCGCATCAATTTTGCTTCAACCTATTATTCCCAACAAAGCGGCCGAAGCTCTTGATCGTTTAGGAGTACCggaaaacaaaagaagatgggaGGATGCTGTCTGGCAATCGGATGCGTCGGGCGCGAATACAGAGACGATGGTACAAAGACTGAAAGAGGGGAGCAAGAGGTGGAAAAGCAGAGGACATTTGTTCCCTTTGTTTGCAAAAAATGGAACTACATAG